One Frankia alni ACN14a DNA window includes the following coding sequences:
- a CDS encoding flavodoxin family protein — protein MAAMPTLLIVHHTPSPSMQAMLEAVLAGARDEAIEGVEVVVRPALAASAVDVLAADGYLLGTPVNIGYMSGALKHFFDQIYYPVLEFTVGRPYTLYVHGNSDTTGAVRGVETITTGLRWRRLRDPLTVLGEISAADREACWELGATTAASLMPV, from the coding sequence ATGGCCGCGATGCCGACCCTCTTGATCGTCCACCACACGCCGTCGCCGTCTATGCAAGCGATGTTGGAGGCGGTGCTCGCCGGCGCGAGGGATGAGGCGATAGAGGGCGTGGAAGTCGTCGTCCGGCCGGCCTTGGCCGCCTCCGCGGTGGACGTGCTGGCCGCGGACGGTTACCTGCTCGGGACGCCGGTCAACATCGGCTACATGTCAGGGGCGTTGAAACATTTTTTTGACCAAATTTACTACCCAGTCCTCGAGTTCACCGTCGGCCGGCCATACACCCTCTATGTCCACGGCAACAGTGACACGACCGGCGCGGTCCGCGGCGTTGAGACGATCACCACTGGCCTGAGGTGGAGGCGCCTGCGCGACCCGCTCACCGTCCTCGGCGAAATATCCGCCGCCGACCGCGAAGCCTGCTGGGAGCTCGGCGCCACTACCGCCGCAAGCCTGATGCCGGTCTGA
- a CDS encoding ABC transporter substrate-binding protein: MSSNVFGVSKRVSLTLAAGSAALALAACGSSGGSTGGSAGAAGAPVRGGTLTFAINSDGTCLDPHQSPADVDGFFARSIVDSLVALSDDGTISPWLATSWTVSPDQKTYSFVLRDDVTFSNGEKFDGAAVKANLDHIVAPATKSQLAAGTIATYTGTTVQDPTHVEVHFSTPNSAFLPSLATAYLGIEAPSTLTKPPSELCTKIVGSGPFISAGGYVKGKGIDYVRNAKYNWAAKNAKHTGPAYLDALSIRSIPEDSSRYGALTSGQIDAIASVPPVNVAQLKSTPGFRIQTAAAPGGNYNYYPNTVKGPFADVKVREAFRAGIDWATIVDKLYFGVFPPGKGPLSPATVGYDTSIESAYRYDAAKANQLLDQAGWTGRDAQGYRTKDGKRLTVVHPFLKQFAREQRDVVADQVQAAAKQIGIEVKTTNPEYTSYIKDVAAGNYDLIDFSWQRASPDALRTLFGSAAIPKDGFGTNGSRLSDPALDKDFTDALGTTDLTKQGALYGDAQQRITSAAAVFPIYVFNYVLGSSTKVQGLRFEPQAFPLFYDAWTGK; this comes from the coding sequence ATGTCCAGCAACGTCTTCGGCGTCAGCAAGCGAGTCTCGCTGACGCTCGCCGCCGGGTCCGCAGCGCTCGCGCTCGCGGCCTGCGGCTCCAGTGGCGGCTCCACGGGCGGCTCTGCCGGCGCGGCCGGCGCCCCGGTTCGTGGCGGTACGTTGACGTTCGCGATCAACTCCGACGGCACCTGCCTCGACCCGCACCAGAGCCCGGCCGACGTCGACGGGTTCTTCGCCCGGTCGATCGTCGACTCGCTCGTGGCCCTGAGCGACGACGGCACGATCTCCCCCTGGCTCGCCACGAGCTGGACCGTCTCGCCGGACCAGAAGACGTACTCGTTCGTTCTGCGCGACGACGTCACCTTCAGCAACGGCGAGAAGTTCGACGGCGCGGCCGTCAAGGCCAACCTCGACCACATCGTCGCCCCGGCGACCAAGTCGCAGCTGGCGGCCGGCACCATCGCGACCTACACCGGCACCACCGTGCAGGACCCGACCCACGTCGAGGTCCACTTCAGCACGCCGAACTCGGCGTTCCTGCCTTCGCTGGCCACGGCGTACCTGGGCATCGAGGCGCCGAGCACGTTGACGAAGCCGCCGTCCGAGCTCTGCACGAAGATCGTCGGGAGCGGTCCGTTCATCAGCGCGGGCGGCTACGTCAAGGGCAAGGGCATCGACTACGTCCGGAACGCGAAGTACAACTGGGCGGCGAAGAACGCCAAGCACACCGGCCCGGCCTACCTCGACGCGTTGTCGATCCGCAGCATCCCCGAGGACTCCTCCCGCTACGGGGCGCTGACCAGCGGGCAGATCGACGCGATCGCGAGCGTCCCGCCGGTGAACGTGGCGCAGCTCAAGTCGACGCCGGGATTCCGGATCCAGACCGCGGCCGCGCCGGGCGGCAACTACAACTACTACCCGAACACCGTCAAGGGGCCCTTCGCGGACGTCAAGGTCCGGGAGGCGTTCCGGGCGGGCATCGACTGGGCGACGATCGTCGACAAGCTGTACTTCGGCGTCTTCCCGCCCGGCAAGGGCCCGCTGTCCCCGGCGACCGTCGGCTACGACACGTCGATCGAATCCGCCTACCGCTACGACGCCGCCAAGGCCAACCAGCTGCTCGACCAGGCCGGCTGGACGGGTCGGGACGCGCAGGGCTACCGCACCAAGGACGGCAAGCGGCTCACCGTCGTCCATCCCTTCCTCAAGCAGTTCGCCCGGGAACAGCGCGACGTCGTCGCCGACCAGGTCCAGGCCGCGGCGAAGCAGATCGGCATCGAGGTCAAGACCACGAACCCCGAGTACACCTCGTACATCAAGGACGTCGCGGCCGGCAACTACGACCTCATCGACTTCAGCTGGCAGCGGGCCTCGCCCGACGCGCTGCGCACCCTGTTCGGCAGCGCGGCCATCCCGAAGGACGGCTTCGGCACCAACGGCTCGCGGCTGTCCGACCCGGCCCTCGACAAGGACTTCACCGACGCCCTGGGCACCACCGACCTGACGAAGCAGGGCGCGCTCTACGGCGACGCGCAGCAGCGGATCACCTCGGCCGCCGCGGTGTTCCCGATCTACGTGTTCAACTACGTCCTCGGATCGAGCACGAAGGTGCAGGGGCTGCGGTTCGAGCCCCAGGCGTTCCCGCTCTTCTACGACGCCTGGACCGGCAAGTGA
- a CDS encoding ABC transporter permease, whose amino-acid sequence MTIALAADERRGGGRAASSARSIGLAVLRRVGYAVGVLWGAVTVTFAALHLKSGGIIDAIIGQATVSPEVRAQIISDYALDRPWLVQYFDYLGHLLRGDLGHSYNQGMDVTTAIGDQLAPSFELMAAGVVLALVGAIVVALLTANRPRWIRGPFAFLEIVGVSVPAFWFAILLLTVFSFQLHWFPAIGANSVRGLVLPAIALAVAPGGTLAQVLRDGLERALDEPFVTTARSRGIRETAVLVRHALRHALMPAITIAGWLAGAFLGGAIVIENVFSRQGLGTLTVGGLGRRDFPLVSGVVLIAAAFYVVINLIIDAVYPLLDPRLRPVAPTASGPANAAAADITSTTNPSVSATGADQKGDR is encoded by the coding sequence GTGACCATCGCCCTCGCGGCGGACGAGCGGCGCGGAGGGGGCCGTGCGGCCTCCTCCGCCCGCTCGATCGGGCTCGCCGTCCTGCGGCGGGTCGGGTACGCGGTGGGTGTGCTCTGGGGTGCGGTCACCGTCACCTTCGCGGCGCTGCACCTGAAGTCCGGCGGCATCATCGACGCGATCATCGGGCAGGCAACCGTCTCCCCCGAGGTCAGGGCGCAGATCATCTCCGACTACGCCCTGGACAGGCCCTGGCTGGTCCAGTACTTCGACTACCTCGGGCACCTGCTGCGCGGTGATCTCGGCCATTCCTACAACCAGGGGATGGACGTCACGACCGCCATCGGCGACCAGCTTGCGCCCTCGTTCGAGCTGATGGCCGCCGGCGTCGTGCTCGCGCTGGTCGGGGCGATCGTGGTGGCGTTGCTGACCGCCAACCGGCCCCGCTGGATCCGCGGCCCGTTCGCCTTCCTGGAGATCGTCGGTGTCTCCGTGCCGGCGTTCTGGTTCGCGATCCTGCTGCTCACCGTCTTCTCCTTCCAGCTCCACTGGTTCCCGGCCATCGGAGCGAACAGCGTCCGGGGACTGGTGCTGCCGGCGATCGCCCTGGCCGTGGCCCCGGGCGGAACCCTCGCTCAGGTGCTGCGAGACGGGCTGGAGCGCGCGCTCGACGAGCCGTTCGTGACGACCGCCCGCAGCCGCGGCATCCGGGAGACGGCCGTGCTGGTCCGCCACGCCCTGCGACACGCCCTGATGCCGGCCATCACCATCGCCGGGTGGCTCGCGGGCGCGTTCCTGGGCGGCGCGATCGTGATCGAGAACGTGTTCTCCCGGCAGGGCCTCGGGACGCTGACGGTCGGCGGACTCGGCCGCCGGGACTTCCCGCTGGTCTCCGGGGTCGTGCTCATCGCGGCGGCGTTCTACGTCGTCATCAACCTGATCATCGACGCCGTCTACCCACTGCTGGACCCCCGGCTGCGTCCCGTCGCCCCGACCGCCTCCGGGCCCGCGAACGCGGCCGCCGCCGACATCACCTCGACAACGAA